In Candidatus Acidiferrales bacterium, the DNA window GAGCGCATCATTTCCCCCGCCTCGCGGGCTGCGCGGAAGATTTTGGTATAGGTGCCGCACTTGCACAGGTTCCCGGAAATCCCCTGGCGAATCTCCTCGAGCGAGGGCTTCGGGTTCCGCTCGAGCAAGGCCTTCACCGCCAGAATCATTCCCGGCGTGCAGAAGCCGCACTGGAGCGCATCGTTGCGCAGAAAAGCTTCCTGAACGGGATGGAGGCGGCCGCCTTGCGCCAGGCCTTCAATGGTCACGATATCGCGGTCATTAGCCTCGAGCGCAAGCATCATGCAGGCATACACGGGCTTGCCCGCCAAAGACTCTTTTGCCGGCAATTCCACTTTGTCGTGGGCGGACTTGCCCGCCGAACTCCCGCTGGCGGATTTGTCCCCCACCAGCACGGTACAAGCCCCGCACTCGGCCCGGTCACAGACCTTTTTGGCCCCGGTCAGGTGAAGATGATTCCGAAGAACATCGAGCAAAGTCCACCGCGGCTCAACCTGCAACGCATAGACCGACCCGTTGACTCTCAGCCGGATGGGGACGCGCTTGCGCGCTCGAGCCTCGGGAGCCTGCTCGAGAACCTGAGCAGCACCGAGCAAGCCGCCGCCAAGCTTGGGCATCGCCACCGCGACGGCTGCCGCTCCACCCATGCTTTTCAGAAATTTTCTTCTGGAAGTGTAGGGGCGCCCTTCAGGCCGACCCTTCTCCTTGCCACGTGCCATGGT includes these proteins:
- a CDS encoding (2Fe-2S)-binding protein, with amino-acid sequence MARGKEKGRPEGRPYTSRRKFLKSMGGAAAVAVAMPKLGGGLLGAAQVLEQAPEARARKRVPIRLRVNGSVYALQVEPRWTLLDVLRNHLHLTGAKKVCDRAECGACTVLVGDKSASGSSAGKSAHDKVELPAKESLAGKPVYACMMLALEANDRDIVTIEGLAQGGRLHPVQEAFLRNDALQCGFCTPGMILAVKALLERNPKPSLEEIRQGISGNLCKCGTYTKIFRAAREAGEMMRSGQSGRQIAARAGAWQARLFPAPSRAGR